Within the Musa acuminata AAA Group cultivar baxijiao chromosome BXJ2-9, Cavendish_Baxijiao_AAA, whole genome shotgun sequence genome, the region GGTGACAGTGAGCACAGACTCGCATATGTTTCCGAGACCACCGTCATCTTCAAGGATGTTGTCCGAGTCCGGGATGACCAATGGTGGCGTGCCTTGTCCGCCGGTTATGTCACTCAGTGGGCTGCCATGTACCCTCAGAAAATAGACGCTCTGTTCTACGCCCATTCCCTCGGTGAAGTGAGAGCCCTTGCCCCTCTTCTAGAGAAGTTCCGTACGACTGTAGGAAGGAAAGCCTACATCGTCGTCTCCGGTGGGAGTTTCTGCTCTTGCCAAGAAGCTGTGACTGTTCTCAGGTGGCCGGAGAACGTTTGCAGGGAGAGGAGGTTCAAGATCTTCGACCTGGAAATCGGAGCGATCTCAGGGGCGTCTAACTCGGAGGTTCCGGTGGTGCAGGCGGTGTACTCGAGCCTGAaggggcttctcaagatccacaaCCCAAGTTTGCTGATCGCAGTCGATGATGTCGATCAAAAAGTGAAGAACGCGCTAAAGATGTCTGCCGAGGGCACTGCAAACGTCACCGCTCTGGTTCTCCTTCCCAGGGCTGCTGTGCCAAAGGTTCTATGGATGGCTGATCTGCGACCGATTGCATTGCCGAGTAAGACCTCTCGATCGCTCACTGTTAGCAGCAGCGTCTGTTCTGGAACTTAGCACTAGATTCATGAGCGTTGCAGGTTGGAACCGGATGCGGATCACTGTGAACGTCATCACCCAGAACCGTGCAACCTCTCTTCGGAGACTTCTCGGATCTCTCCAGAATGCGTATTATCTCGGAGACGAGGTGCGTCTCAGCTTCAGCATGGACAGCAAGGTCGACCAGGAGACGCTCAAGGTGGTCGGGTCCTTTCGATGGGCTCAGGGGCCAAAGTTCATTCGCCGTAGGATCATCCATGGCGGGCTGATCCGAGCCGTGAGCGAGAGCTGGTACCCCTCCGACGACGACGACTTCGGCCTCCTGCTCGAAGATGACATCGAGGTCTCTCCCTACTACTACGTGTGGATCAAGCACGCACTGTTGTCCTACCACTACGACCCCCAAGTCTCCCTCCCGGAGCTCGCATCCATCTCCCTGTACACACCCCGGCTGGTGGAGGTCGTGAAAGAGAGGCCCAAATGGAACGCCACCGAGTTCTTCAAGAAGATCCACCCCAACACACCGTATCTGCACCAGCTCCCCTGCAGTTGGGGGGCCGTGTTCTTCCCCAAGCACTGGAGGGAGTTCTACGCCTACACGAACGCAAGGTTCACCGAGGACGCCAAGCAGAACCCGGTGCAGATCCCCAAGTCGAGGACCAACGGGTGGCAGGCGTCGTGGAAGAAGTTTCTCATCGACATGATGTACCTGCGAGGTTACGTCAGCCTCTACCCCAACTTCCCAAACCAAGCAAGCTTCTCGACCAACCACATGGAGGCCGGCGCGCACATCAGCGCAAAGGAGAACGTGGTGAAGCATAACAAGGAGGACTTCGAGGTGCCATTGATGAAGGCCGAGTTCACCAAGTTGCTACCTGCAGGGAAGCTGCCTCCGGCTAACAGGTTGCCGGTGCTCAACCTGTTCAACCAGGCGGTGTCATTGAAAGCCTTGAAGGCAGCGGGCGCGAAGCTTCGGCAGGATCTGATCAGCTGCGACGAGGCGGAGATCGTGACGGTGGATCACAGCACTGGTTTGCCCAGGAATTGCACGAGGTTCTGAATCACGAGTCTGATGTCAACTTTCTGAAGCTATTTGAAGAAGTTGTATGATTTTTTGGTTCTTTTACGAGGGGCTAAATAGCTAATCTGTCATCACGAAAGAGTGACAATTTGATGATTGCTTTTGATGAATGCCATGACATAGCTATTGCTAAACCGAATCGTCAAGTGTAGATGTGTGTTAACACTTTGATGACAAATCGATTTTGTACATATAAATGTCATGGAATATCTATTGCTAAGACGGCTTTTTCGATTCTTGTAATCTCATTTACTACGACACCTCCAGAATGTTTGGTAGCTACCCATTATGGCTGGCTAGAATGAAGGTATTCAGTTGGAAGCTACTTCATCATCGCCGTCTCCTAACATTGGATCGGCTTGCGGTGTTGGAAATCTAGGAGCTTAAGCCATGCACTTTTTGTAACGTTGATTTTAAATCCATCAAACATATCTTGTTTCATTACTTTGCCTCCTTGTTTTTTTGGTCGGAATTGACTTGACTTACATTTAAAATCTTAATTTGATGGCTTTTGCATTAAGATTACGTTTGCAGATATATTTATACTTTTAATATGTCTTTGGAGAGTGAAATGTTTTGAGTGTCGGGTAaaataatatcttaaaattttattgtatatatattatgattaacataattattatttgataaaattacATTTTAAAAGTCCATTAAATATCTTATGATAAATTTGACCCTCTCATATttttaatattcatttaaaaataaatatttttttatttaaattaataagtaaataaataaaatgaatgaATCCTATAAAAAGTTTCATATGGCCcaaacatataataataataataataataataataataataataataataaacgtaatcatattataaataaatataaaatattttttaaaaacaaataaaaaaaatatattattttataaaaaaatataaatcatattggtttctcactaaatcattttggcaatctTATAATTGTAGATAAAGTCACAAGACAAGATACtttcaaattttgaaaatttatattattattctttaaatattaaaatactaatgttattatgaatattttcaaTGTAGTATTTAAGCTAGAGACACGATTTGAAAAGAAATACTAAACACTAATTCACTTTAAatattacatttcaaatgtgttgCC harbors:
- the LOC135623909 gene encoding uncharacterized protein LOC135623909 — translated: MLNDYVAGKSSAKMRAPKIASSSLVATLTCLQFAFAMYATFLLYYMSPSVDLRSKADFSWATRIAQHWKQFIGHPHVMSSIQDIPAVVDSPAAVCEFEQIDFSQKKSDDALMIKLKRELYDEVLAFQKANSGTESLAELTRMKSKWSRGGPNIPKITVILNHFKRKTLCAQLDSLLNQTLPFHHLWVLSFGSPNEVSLKRIVESYNNSRISFISSSYDFKYYGRFQMALQTEADFVYILDDDMIPGKKMLEILSHVGGTDKYRNSVLGSIGRILPFRQKDFTFPSYRKFLSKEAGLYLPDPAYDITVERIVQVDFLSSSWFLSADLVKTLFVETPFTFMTGEDLHLSYQLRKYRDAGSYVLPIDPSDKDTWGDSEHRLAYVSETTVIFKDVVRVRDDQWWRALSAGYVTQWAAMYPQKIDALFYAHSLGEVRALAPLLEKFRTTVGRKAYIVVSGGSFCSCQEAVTVLRWPENVCRERRFKIFDLEIGAISGASNSEVPVVQAVYSSLKGLLKIHNPSLLIAVDDVDQKVKNALKMSAEGTANVTALVLLPRAAVPKVLWMADLRPIALPSWNRMRITVNVITQNRATSLRRLLGSLQNAYYLGDEVRLSFSMDSKVDQETLKVVGSFRWAQGPKFIRRRIIHGGLIRAVSESWYPSDDDDFGLLLEDDIEVSPYYYVWIKHALLSYHYDPQVSLPELASISLYTPRLVEVVKERPKWNATEFFKKIHPNTPYLHQLPCSWGAVFFPKHWREFYAYTNARFTEDAKQNPVQIPKSRTNGWQASWKKFLIDMMYLRGYVSLYPNFPNQASFSTNHMEAGAHISAKENVVKHNKEDFEVPLMKAEFTKLLPAGKLPPANRLPVLNLFNQAVSLKALKAAGAKLRQDLISCDEAEIVTVDHSTGLPRNCTRF